In the Hyphomicrobiales bacterium genome, one interval contains:
- the thyA gene encoding thymidylate synthase — MSIPCSDPRHVDNQYAALIRKILEKGDERMDRTGVGTKALFGEQLRFDLADGFPLLTTKRIHLKSVIHELLWFLKGDTNIRYLKENGVTIWDEWADKDLELGPVYGRQWRRWETPEGGTIDQIANAVADIKNNPASRRTIISAWNPADIPKMALAPCHCLVQLFCTSDNRLHLMLTQRSCDSGLGWAFNVASYAILLAMMAQATGRIAGEFIHSLGDVHVYRNHEKALREQLARAPRPMPRLRLNPDVKDLFAFRFEDIVIEDYDPHPAIKMDVAV; from the coding sequence ATGTCCATTCCTTGCAGCGATCCCCGCCACGTCGATAACCAGTATGCCGCGCTAATCCGGAAGATCCTCGAAAAGGGCGATGAGCGTATGGATCGCACCGGGGTCGGAACGAAGGCGCTGTTCGGCGAACAGCTGCGTTTCGACCTCGCCGACGGCTTCCCGCTGCTCACTACGAAGAGAATCCATCTCAAGTCGGTGATCCACGAGCTGCTCTGGTTCCTCAAGGGCGACACCAACATCCGCTATCTGAAGGAGAACGGTGTCACCATCTGGGACGAGTGGGCCGACAAGGATCTTGAATTGGGTCCTGTGTACGGCCGGCAGTGGAGGCGGTGGGAAACGCCCGAAGGCGGCACGATCGACCAGATCGCCAACGCCGTCGCCGACATCAAGAACAATCCGGCTTCGCGCCGGACCATCATCTCGGCCTGGAACCCGGCTGATATCCCGAAGATGGCCCTGGCGCCCTGTCACTGCCTGGTCCAGCTGTTTTGCACCAGCGACAACCGGCTCCACCTCATGCTGACCCAGCGCAGCTGTGATTCCGGCTTGGGCTGGGCCTTCAACGTCGCCAGCTACGCCATCCTGCTCGCCATGATGGCGCAGGCCACCGGCAGGATCGCCGGCGAATTCATTCACTCGCTCGGCGACGTCCACGTCTATCGGAATCACGAAAAGGCACTGCGGGAACAGCTTGCTCGGGCTCCGCGGCCCATGCCCAGGCTGCGGCTGAACCCCGACGTGAAGGATCTCTTCGCGTTCCGGTTCGAGGACATCGTCATCGAGGATTACGATCCGCATCCGGCAATCAAGATGGACGTGGCGGTCTGA
- a CDS encoding conserved hypothetical protein (Evidence 4 : Unknown function but conserved in other organisms): MSEATPFDLSRLEFRLEAENGLSTLSVAAKGSAKSHAPVILRATGNQINSSLNLPLYGVLDRPYTDWRGVAVQPVPVPVPPQLRSDASSLFVELYGRAAGTGEINGFLEAIRNAATSSPIVRSWGEGVIDFDALHALPYDNRGSDLMPLEHYNWLAEPTVGAQAVKRFVLTHPILAGIAMNGSELFEVADGHVTPEAAYEAILSSIETVGFTGEGGGWKRRVGPISRDILARLADLPQTCATFDEEDLFFTTDWLSLARRLLPSSLPSSKVGLINLAEAGRCVEGFTEKLSVRGALEEGDGFGFQFSNAEIQQIFRNVDFDKALGLITTLDMGGAPFLGAYGALLEERWDLVREPTTDADGFAFSALREALLRDGFVSVSEKAKEAVLEFEGLSSPRP, from the coding sequence ATGTCCGAAGCCACCCCGTTCGATCTCAGCCGCCTCGAATTCCGCCTTGAGGCTGAGAACGGGCTCTCGACCCTGTCGGTCGCAGCTAAGGGCAGCGCAAAAAGCCACGCTCCCGTGATCCTTCGCGCGACGGGCAATCAAATCAACAGCAGCTTGAACCTTCCGCTTTATGGGGTTCTCGATCGCCCCTATACCGACTGGAGAGGCGTGGCGGTTCAGCCCGTTCCCGTCCCCGTCCCTCCTCAGCTTCGAAGCGATGCTTCGTCGCTCTTCGTCGAGCTGTACGGTCGAGCGGCCGGCACCGGCGAGATCAACGGTTTTCTCGAAGCCATTCGGAATGCCGCGACTTCATCCCCCATCGTCCGGAGCTGGGGTGAAGGCGTGATCGATTTCGATGCGCTTCATGCTCTGCCCTACGACAACCGAGGCAGCGATCTGATGCCGCTGGAGCACTACAACTGGCTGGCCGAACCCACCGTCGGGGCCCAGGCCGTCAAGCGCTTCGTCCTCACCCATCCCATCCTCGCTGGCATCGCGATGAACGGTTCGGAATTGTTCGAGGTCGCCGATGGTCATGTCACCCCCGAGGCGGCATACGAGGCGATTCTCTCTTCGATCGAGACCGTCGGCTTCACCGGTGAGGGCGGAGGCTGGAAGCGGAGGGTTGGGCCGATTTCGCGCGATATTCTAGCTCGTCTGGCCGATCTGCCGCAGACTTGCGCGACTTTCGACGAAGAGGACCTCTTTTTCACAACCGACTGGCTTTCTCTCGCCCGCCGGCTCCTGCCGAGTTCCCTGCCTAGCTCGAAGGTCGGCCTGATCAATCTCGCCGAGGCCGGCCGCTGCGTAGAGGGGTTCACCGAGAAGCTATCGGTTCGCGGGGCTCTTGAGGAAGGCGATGGCTTCGGGTTCCAGTTCAGCAATGCCGAGATCCAGCAGATTTTCCGCAACGTCGATTTCGACAAGGCACTCGGGCTGATCACGACGCTGGACATGGGCGGCGCCCCCTTCTTGGGAGCGTATGGCGCATTGTTGGAGGAGCGTTGGGATCTGGTGCGGGAACCGACCACTGATGCCGACGGCTTTGCATTCTCTGCGCTCCGCGAGGCCCTGCTCCGCGACGGATTCGTCTCTGTCTCCGAGAAGGCCAAGGAAGCCGTTCTCGAATTCGAGGGCCTGTCTTCGCCGCGACCGTAA
- a CDS encoding Dihydrofolate reductase, with translation MIAPSPPSGLSLAQIVAFDEDLGIGRSGKLAWHHASDLAYFRRMTLGRVLLMGRATFQSIGKPLPGRTSIVLTRQAPEAIDGVFFEQSYDAAYSRAIDLGAEELIVAGGGEIYASTRPHTDRIIATRIPGRHQCDVFLEALAPAFRCQISDEVGELKHEIWHRRS, from the coding sequence ATGATCGCCCCGAGCCCCCCGAGCGGGCTATCCCTCGCCCAGATCGTCGCCTTCGACGAAGACCTGGGGATCGGTCGTAGCGGCAAGCTCGCCTGGCACCATGCCTCGGACCTTGCCTACTTCCGGAGAATGACGCTCGGGCGCGTGCTCCTGATGGGACGCGCCACCTTCCAGTCGATTGGGAAGCCGCTGCCAGGACGGACGAGCATCGTTCTCACTAGGCAGGCTCCTGAGGCCATCGATGGGGTGTTCTTCGAGCAGAGCTATGACGCCGCCTATTCCAGGGCCATCGATCTCGGTGCCGAGGAGCTAATCGTTGCCGGCGGCGGCGAGATATACGCATCGACGCGTCCTCACACCGACCGCATCATCGCCACCCGCATCCCGGGCCGGCACCAATGCGACGTCTTCCTCGAAGCGCTGGCGCCCGCGTTCCGATGCCAGATCTCCGACGAGGTTGGGGAGCTGAAACACGAGATTTGGCACAGGAGGAGCTGA
- a CDS encoding conserved hypothetical protein (Evidence 4 : Unknown function but conserved in other organisms) yields the protein MAKNIERMRRLLVVACDAAHISGAPTYDANAKLFRLPGSSVEIALELGSNGYVYRLREIYEVPDLQAGGARPVRNELATLPVGSEVEVARRAVVHLVGSRVNSALDAAA from the coding sequence GTGGCCAAGAACATCGAGCGCATGCGGCGACTGCTGGTGGTGGCATGCGACGCGGCGCACATCTCCGGTGCGCCGACCTATGATGCGAACGCCAAGCTCTTTCGGCTTCCGGGGAGCAGCGTCGAGATTGCGCTTGAGCTGGGCAGCAACGGCTACGTCTACCGGCTCCGGGAGATATACGAGGTTCCCGACCTACAGGCTGGAGGCGCCCGGCCTGTTCGCAACGAGCTTGCGACTCTACCGGTCGGGAGTGAGGTCGAAGTGGCCCGCCGTGCGGTCGTCCATCTCGTCGGCAGCCGTGTCAACTCTGCGCTCGACGCTGCCGCCTAG
- a CDS encoding conserved hypothetical protein (Evidence 4 : Unknown function but conserved in other organisms) has product MTIRPNPFLLQGTALISFSGGRTSARMLKAIIDAHGGRLPENIVVAFANTGKEREETLRFVHECGTRWGIHIYWIEWCAEAPGFEIVGYNSASRDGEPFAALIEKKKRVPNWKERWCTQFLKVLPMFSLMRSLGHGEPGNYLEAIGLRDDEGIRILNGLENAEKHGRRVIYPLAKAKMRKDDINAFWAEQDFDLQLPRGVGNCTHCFAMARADRINRIRIHPEDVAWWLDKEARFGRFDRRDSMQKLVDEAKRAPTFFEDEWEPSDSECGVSCAGEPV; this is encoded by the coding sequence ATGACCATCAGACCCAACCCGTTCCTGCTACAGGGAACCGCGCTGATCAGCTTCTCTGGAGGCCGCACCAGCGCGCGAATGCTCAAGGCGATCATTGATGCCCATGGCGGCCGCCTTCCCGAAAACATCGTCGTCGCCTTCGCCAACACGGGGAAGGAGCGCGAGGAAACCCTTCGTTTCGTCCATGAGTGCGGCACGCGATGGGGGATCCACATCTACTGGATTGAATGGTGCGCCGAGGCCCCGGGCTTCGAGATCGTCGGTTACAATTCCGCGAGCCGGGATGGTGAGCCCTTCGCCGCGCTGATCGAGAAGAAGAAGCGGGTGCCAAACTGGAAGGAGCGCTGGTGTACCCAGTTCCTGAAGGTCCTCCCGATGTTTTCGCTGATGCGTTCGCTCGGTCATGGTGAGCCGGGCAATTATCTAGAAGCGATCGGCCTTCGGGATGATGAGGGCATTCGCATCCTGAACGGCCTGGAGAACGCTGAGAAGCACGGCCGCCGTGTCATCTATCCACTCGCCAAGGCGAAGATGCGCAAGGACGATATCAACGCGTTCTGGGCCGAGCAGGATTTCGACCTGCAGCTCCCGCGCGGAGTTGGCAATTGCACGCATTGCTTCGCCATGGCGCGCGCTGATCGGATCAATCGGATCCGCATCCATCCCGAAGACGTGGCTTGGTGGCTCGACAAAGAGGCTCGCTTCGGGCGTTTCGATCGCCGTGACTCGATGCAGAAGCTCGTCGACGAGGCCAAGCGCGCCCCGACCTTCTTCGAGGACGAGTGGGAGCCATCGGATTCCGAATGTGGCGTGTCCTGCGCTGGAGAGCCCGTATGA
- a CDS encoding hypothetical protein (Evidence 5 : Unknown function), whose amino-acid sequence MNRLRSFVDDSPPVDYKPQSLFRTSSTDYRSFIQRKESRRGQEHRAHAATAGGGMRRGAHLRCADL is encoded by the coding sequence TTGAATCGTCTCCGATCTTTCGTCGACGACAGTCCTCCGGTGGATTACAAGCCACAATCCTTGTTTCGCACCTCGTCCACCGATTATCGTTCCTTCATTCAGAGAAAGGAATCGCGACGTGGCCAAGAACATCGAGCGCATGCGGCGACTGCTGGTGGTGGCATGCGACGCGGCGCACATCTCCGGTGCGCCGACCTATGA